Below is a window of Brachyspira pilosicoli DNA.
GCGTTTTCCAAAGAATATGACAGTAGAAGAGGCACATAATAAAGTAAGCATTTTAGAAAAATCTATAAGAGACAAAATGAATATGGAGTCAACTATACATATAGAATGTTATAAAAGTTAGTATATACCTAAACAACTACATTCTGTCAATTTATATATTTTTAAAAAATCTTTATCAACTTTTTCCCGCCGCAAAAAGTTGCAAAAAGTGCATATACTATAGCTAATATTTTATGAATATGTATTAAATGTGTGATAAAACCTAAATTTTAGCTAAAAATGCAGTCCTTTTGCTTCTTTGGGTCACCAAAAGAAGTGGGGGTATGTACCCCTACGGGCACGCTTCGCAGGGGGCAAAGCCCCCAAAAATAATAGACTTGTTTCAAAAGTACTTGACAAAATTAATTGAAAAAAATAAAAATAATTTTACTTACAAAACAATGTTTTACATGTTGTATAATAATAAATTTAAATGTATACAATTGCAGTCTTTTTGCTTCTTTGTGCCAACAAAAGAAGTGGGGTTTGGGGCAAAGCCCCAATTATAAAGATAAAATACTAAAAAATAAACAGTGTAATTATTTATTAATTTAGTTTTGAAACAAGTCTAATAAAAATTTAAAAACTTAAAATTTTTTAGTATAACTAATTAATCAAAATAATCCTATATTATTAATTTATAATTGATGCTATAATGTTTATATAAAATTATTATTTCAAAAGGCAGCTATATGATAGAATTAAAATCTCCTTGCAAAGTAAACTTGTTTTTGGATATAACATCAAAAAGGGAAGACGGATACCATTTAATAGAATCTTTATTTCACACCGTTAATCTTTATGACATACTAACAATAGAAGAGTCTAATTCTTTTAAAGTTACAACTACAGGCAAATACAAATTAAATGATGATAATGAGGATAATATACTTTCAAGAATATTTTTATTTTTTAAAGAGACTATGAACTTAAAAAAAAGTTATAAAATAAATATAGAAAAAAATATACCAAATGGTGCTGGTCTTGGAGGCGGATCTTCTAATGCTGGAGTATTTATTAAATTCTTACTTAAAGAGCTAAATATAAAAGAAGATGAAACATTAAAAAAAACATTTTCAAAGTTTGGAGCAGATATTCCTTTTTTTATTAAACAAGGCATGAGCTGGGTTAATGGTATAGGAGAGAATATTTTTAATTACAATTACACATTGCCTTATAAAATAATAATAATATACCCAAATATACATGTAT
It encodes the following:
- the ispE gene encoding 4-(cytidine 5'-diphospho)-2-C-methyl-D-erythritol kinase, with the protein product MIELKSPCKVNLFLDITSKREDGYHLIESLFHTVNLYDILTIEESNSFKVTTTGKYKLNDDNEDNILSRIFLFFKETMNLKKSYKINIEKNIPNGAGLGGGSSNAGVFIKFLLKELNIKEDETLKKTFSKFGADIPFFIKQGMSWVNGIGENIFNYNYTLPYKIIIIYPNIHVSTKIAYSNFKSEDFNKADFLYFKSIFDNKELDFNNIYNNLYNVFENNVFNLEPKIKEYKEEMQNKINKKIVMSGSGSSLFTLYESDDKKIENDYNILKEEFPYLDVFKLALI